The Candidatus Paceibacterota bacterium DNA window CAAATAATCGACGGGCGCGTTTGTGCTTACACTGCCGCGGATCCCGTCATTTTTTCTTTCCCATACGGAAACCGTATATCCGTATTCTTTCACCATGTCGTTGAGTTCGGCAATATTTGGCTCCCCTGAACACTCCAGATCGGCTTTTCCGGCGGCATGATCAACGCGAACTTTTTTTATCCCTGCGGCCTTTTTAAATTTTTGCTCCACAAGAACCTCGCAGCTTGCGCAGTGCATGCCGCGGATCTCGAGCGTTACTTTTTTTATATGTGAAGTTTCCATTACTATAGTTTTTTATTAACGTTTTTTTTATCTGTTTTTTCTTGTTCGCCGCTTTTTTCACAAGAATGACCACTTGATCTTCTCATCATGAAAAAATGCGCAAACATCATTATCGCCATCGCCCCCAAAATGACCCACGACGAAACCCCCGCCGCGCGCCCTCCCACACCCAGAAAAAGAGTAAGAAGGATCGGACCGGCACAACATATCATCATCATCCACATCATGACTTTCATTCCCTTTCCGCCACTATCGTCGCTGTTGTTATTGTGATCATGCATAAAATTTAATTGTTATAGGACTTACGCACATGGCAATCTGCTAGCCAAAATCTGTAATACTCGCATCGTCGTAACAATGTACACCTTACTCCGTTTCTCGATTTTAGTGTCGCATCCTTTCCCTTTCGTAGCTTTAGAGAAGGATGGTCATCCACGTGCGTAAGTCCTATGTTAGATTGATAATATTTTTAAACACCACAACCACCCCCGCCTTGTTGTCCGCGCAACGGCGCGACCTGAGAAGATATGTTCGCGTTTCCGCGAGAACTTGAATATTCCGATCCGAGCATTTCCTGTGGGTTTACGTCTTTCCAATCCGTACCTTTATTTTTCATATAAGCGGCAATAGTGAGATAATTATTCGGGAACCAATACGAATTCACTTCGAGGGCTGTTTTCCACATAGCTTGTTCGCTTACGCCTTGCGATGCCATAAGTTCCAGAAGTCCGAGCATGGCCATGCCGTGATTGCAATCCGGAAAATGAGTTGAATTTCCACAACATGGCCGATAGATTCCCCTTGAAACCTTGTCCACAAGCGCTTGCTGATCCGCCGTCAAAGTAATAAATGTATGATGACTGAAATGATCCATGGGATTGCCTTTGGAAATCGTCCACCCTCCGGTGGAGGCGAATTTTTCCGCACCACCGTATTTCGGATCCGACATCTCTCCTTTTTCCAAAATGGGATTTTTGTTTCCCAACCCGAGCGCCCACAAGAGATTAAGGAGAAAACCAGAATTTTCTCCGGTAATTTTCAGCTTGCCATTCTTGCTCCCAAGAAGCAAATCTTTATATTTATCCGGAAATGCCCCCCTTTGTTCATAAACCGCTTTGAATTTGTCCGCATCTATGACGCCGGCGTCAACCAGTTTTTTACCGAGATCTCCCCACACGACAGGCAGCAAAACCCCTTTAGGCGGCAAAACTTTTTCCTCCAGTTCCGCGTCGAGCGCAGCTCCGGCAAGGTTTGTTTTTTGCGCTCCGTTTCCAGAATTCGCCGAATACACCAAGGCACCCGAGAGAATAATAGAGGAAAGTAAAATACTCGCCGGAATTAAACCATTTCTAAACACAGACTTAAGTCCGATTTTATTTTCCACAACGACTTCCGTCGTTTGCTCCGTATCATTGTTTTCCATAAGTTTTTATTGATTATTCATCGCAACAATGCGCTAATTTATTAATAAGATCTTCCATGGGCGATGCTTCCCGTGCGATTTCTTTCACTTGTTCGCCGCTTATGAGTTTCAATTTGAGCGCCCAGAAAATGGAATAGGTTTGATATGCTTTTTCAAACATCTGTTTTGCTTCCGGTTTTTTCCCTTCCGTTTGCAATTTATTGCCGACTTCCATCAACCGCATTGTTGCCGCCAAAAGATGTTTTGAAATACACCATGTTTCGCCTTCATTCTCCGGCATAAGTTCTTTTAAGAGAGCTTTCCGCATCTCGCGGATCTCAAGCGCGGTGTTAAAATATTCGTCTTTTCCCGTTTTCATTCCGGTGAAGAAAAAATGTTCTTCCAAAGAAATGAGGTTCATAATGGCAATACTCAAATCTTCCGTCGTGGAAAGATCCGCACCGTGTTTTTCTTTCAACGTTTCTATTCTTGCGAGGAATTCATCCATCGCCAAAGGTTCGTTTTTCATATAGTTACATGAAGAATATTAGTGTTCCAATAATAATCATGGCGATACCCGCCCAAATACGAACACCTTTTGAGTTCGTTCGTCGCCAGTCTTCCATTTTTTTCACGAGAATGGGATCCGCGGAAATAAAAAGGATGGCGAGTAACGGCATAACGAGAATGATGTTGTAGAGCAAGAGATACCCGAATCCCGCATAATAGGTAACTTGGTCGCGAAGAAGTCCGATAACCATAAGATAAGGACCGCCCATGCACGGGAACTGACAAATGCCGACAAGAAGTCCGAGAACGAACGCAGCGGGAACGGAGGCTTTTTCCATCAAGATCGCCATAGAACGGTGCGATCCTTCCGGTAGTCGCAATTTTATCGGAAACTCCGACACGAATACTCCCGCGAGATTAATGAATCCGAAGGCAATGAGAAGCCCCGCGCCGACCATCCCCATAAAATGTGGGGTGTTGAAGAGGTGAAGCACTTTGAGAATGCCGAGACCTATCAAGAAATACGCCGAAAATATTCCGAAGATGTACGTGCCACCTATCTGCAAAATTTTTCTTCGCGTCATTTTCATTCCAAAAAGAAACACGATGGTGATAAGAAGAATGGAGAATGAGCACGGATGCACACTGTCCAAAAGTGACGCCATAATCACGAGCGGTAAAAGCCACGCGCCTTTATCGCTCAAATTCCAGATGAATGAAGACACTCCCGAGCTGTTTTTCAAGAATATGATAAACAACACAGCGGAGAGCACAATCGATGCAATAATAAGAAATCTTTTCATAAGCGCTATGGGGTTACTTCCGCCTTAAAATTAAACTCCAATCGCGCTCCGCTCTCTTCTTCCACGAATACAGAGCGCGCAACCGTACCAACACCGGCCGGACCG harbors:
- a CDS encoding cation transporter; its protein translation is METSHIKKVTLEIRGMHCASCEVLVEQKFKKAAGIKKVRVDHAAGKADLECSGEPNIAELNDMVKEYGYTVSVWERKNDGIRGSVSTNAPVDYLQMAYMFLVIVSLYYLLKRFDFLPSFFISERMSYGLIFLIGIFAAVSSCIAVVGGLL
- a CDS encoding cytochrome c biogenesis protein CcdA — encoded protein: MKRFLIIASIVLSAVLFIIFLKNSSGVSSFIWNLSDKGAWLLPLVIMASLLDSVHPCSFSILLITIVFLFGMKMTRRKILQIGGTYIFGIFSAYFLIGLGILKVLHLFNTPHFMGMVGAGLLIAFGFINLAGVFVSEFPIKLRLPEGSHRSMAILMEKASVPAAFVLGLLVGICQFPCMGGPYLMVIGLLRDQVTYYAGFGYLLLYNIILVMPLLAILFISADPILVKKMEDWRRTNSKGVRIWAGIAMIIIGTLIFFM